Below is a genomic region from Thermomicrobiales bacterium.
GTCCATCGGCTACTGCTGCCTCGACCTCTTCGTCTCGGTGCATTGGCAGGTCGTGCATGAAGATCGCGTGTGGCGCCGCCAGGCTCATCAGCTCGGTGGTCACTTTGTATGGCGCCAGCGCCACCGCGCGAGCGGCGGTTTCCTCCATGCCCATGGAAACGTGGACGTCGGTGTAGACCGCATCGGCGCCCCGCACGGCATCGCGTGGGTCACGAACCATCTCCAGCGTCGCGTCGCTGGCCGCCGCCAACCAGGTTGCCTGCGTCACGATCTCGGCGGGCGGTTCGTAGCCGATCGGATTTGCC
It encodes:
- a CDS encoding ornithine carbamoyltransferase (catalyzes the formation of L-citrulline from carbamoyl phosphate and L-ornithine in arginine biosynthesis and degradation); amino-acid sequence: ANPIGYEPPAEIVTQATWLAAASDATLEMVRDPRDAVRGADAVYTDVHVSMGMEETAARAVALAPYKVTTELMSLAAPHAIFMHDLPMHRDEEVEAAVADGPQSVIFDQAENRLHAHKALLLQMLC